The proteins below are encoded in one region of Ferruginibacter lapsinanis:
- the atpD gene encoding F0F1 ATP synthase subunit beta → MANTGKIKSIIGAVVDVQFDSDSKLPEILNALELTRSNGDKLVLEVQQHLGEDSVRTIAMDGTEGLVRGTVVTDTGKPIAMPIGEGIKGRLFNVTGDAIDGLPQVSKEGGRPIHNKPPLFEDLSTANEILYTGIKVIDLIEPYAKGGKIGLFGGAGVGKTVLIQELINNIAKAYSGLSVFAGVGERTREGNDLMREMIEAGIMNYGDDFKHSMEEGGWDLSKVNVKGLEDSKATFVFGQMNEPPGARARVALSGLTIAEYFRDGDGTGQGKDILFFVDNIFRFTQAGSEVSALLGRMPSAVGYQPTLATEMGLMQERITSTKNGSITSVQAVYVPADDLTDPAPATTFAHLDATTVLSRKIADLGIYPAVDPLDSTSRILTPAIVGDEHYNTANRVKLILQRYKELQDIIAILGLDELSDDDKLTVSRARKVQRFLSQPFFVAEQFTGLKGVLVPIEDTIRGFNAIMDGEVDEYPEAAFNLVGTLEDAIEKGKKLMAAAQA, encoded by the coding sequence GGCTAATACTGGTAAAATCAAGTCAATTATCGGTGCGGTTGTGGACGTTCAGTTCGACAGCGACAGCAAACTTCCCGAAATTTTAAACGCATTGGAATTAACCCGTTCAAACGGTGATAAATTGGTGCTTGAAGTGCAACAACATTTGGGAGAAGACAGCGTACGTACCATTGCGATGGACGGTACGGAAGGTCTTGTTCGTGGTACAGTTGTTACAGATACAGGCAAACCAATTGCAATGCCGATCGGTGAAGGTATCAAAGGACGTTTGTTCAACGTAACAGGTGATGCTATTGACGGTTTGCCACAGGTAAGCAAAGAAGGCGGTCGTCCTATTCACAATAAGCCACCATTATTTGAAGACCTAAGTACAGCTAACGAAATTTTATATACCGGTATTAAAGTAATCGATCTGATCGAACCTTATGCAAAAGGTGGTAAGATCGGGTTATTCGGTGGTGCCGGTGTGGGTAAAACAGTATTGATCCAGGAGCTTATTAACAATATCGCAAAAGCTTACTCTGGTTTATCAGTGTTTGCCGGTGTGGGTGAAAGAACACGTGAAGGAAATGACTTGATGAGAGAGATGATCGAAGCAGGTATCATGAACTATGGTGATGATTTCAAACATAGCATGGAAGAAGGTGGATGGGATCTGAGTAAAGTAAATGTAAAAGGATTAGAAGATAGTAAAGCAACATTTGTGTTCGGTCAGATGAACGAACCTCCAGGAGCTCGTGCTCGTGTGGCTTTGAGTGGTTTGACTATTGCTGAATATTTCCGTGATGGAGATGGTACCGGTCAAGGTAAGGATATCCTTTTCTTCGTAGATAATATCTTCCGTTTTACTCAGGCAGGTTCTGAGGTATCGGCTTTGTTAGGTCGTATGCCATCTGCGGTGGGTTACCAACCAACATTGGCAACTGAAATGGGATTGATGCAAGAGCGTATCACTTCAACTAAGAACGGTTCAATTACATCTGTACAGGCGGTTTATGTACCTGCGGATGATTTAACGGATCCGGCTCCTGCAACTACCTTTGCTCACTTGGATGCTACTACGGTATTAAGTCGTAAGATCGCCGATCTGGGTATCTATCCTGCGGTAGATCCTTTGGATTCTACTTCTCGTATCCTTACTCCTGCAATTGTTGGTGACGAACATTACAACACTGCCAACAGAGTAAAATTAATTTTACAACGTTATAAAGAATTACAAGATATCATCGCCATCCTTGGTTTGGATGAATTGAGTGATGATGATAAACTAACAGTATCACGTGCACGTAAAGTACAACGTTTCTTGTCTCAACCATTCTTTGTGGCTGAACAGTTTACCGGTTTAAAAGGTGTGCTTGTTCCTATCGAAGATACTATCCGTGGTTTCAACGCTATTATGGATGGTGAAGTGGATGAATATCCAGAAGCAGCATTCAACCTTGTTGGTACGTTGGAAGATGCAATTGAAAAAGGTAAAAAATTAATGGCGGCAGCGCAAGCTTAA